One Sanguibacter keddieii DSM 10542 genomic window carries:
- a CDS encoding DivIVA domain-containing protein: MALLTADDVLTKKFPATKFREGYDVVEVDDFLDEVLTTLRELYAENDDLKAKLEASERRVAELSRANAQQQSEPRPVSVEKAVEEPKPVVAPVAEPAPVAAPALTPREPEMATGIIQMAQKLHDDHVRAGQEEGDRLIAEAKSEGNRIVREAEETSSRTLSQLEQERSLLERKIDELRIFERDYRTRLKSYLQNLLGDLDNRGSALPSGGSSGQDKQGI; encoded by the coding sequence GTGGCACTGCTCACTGCAGATGACGTCCTGACGAAGAAGTTCCCGGCGACCAAGTTCCGAGAGGGGTACGACGTCGTCGAGGTCGACGACTTCCTCGACGAGGTCCTGACCACGCTCCGCGAGCTGTACGCCGAGAACGACGACCTCAAGGCGAAGCTCGAGGCGTCCGAGCGCCGTGTCGCGGAGCTCAGCCGCGCGAACGCGCAGCAGCAGTCCGAGCCGCGCCCCGTGTCGGTCGAGAAGGCCGTCGAGGAGCCCAAGCCTGTCGTGGCACCCGTGGCCGAGCCTGCGCCCGTCGCGGCCCCGGCGCTCACGCCCCGCGAGCCCGAGATGGCGACCGGCATCATCCAGATGGCGCAGAAGCTGCACGACGACCACGTGCGCGCCGGCCAGGAAGAGGGCGACCGACTCATCGCCGAGGCCAAGAGCGAGGGCAACCGCATCGTCCGCGAGGCCGAGGAGACCTCCTCGCGCACGCTGTCCCAGCTCGAGCAGGAGCGGTCGCTCCTCGAGCGCAAGATCGACGAGCTCCGGATCTTCGAGCGCGACTACCGCACCCGCCTCAAGAGCTACCTGCAGAACCTGCTCGGCGACCTCGACAACCGCGGCAGCGCGCTGCCGAGCGGCGGCTCGTCCGGTCAGGACAAGCAGGGCATCTGA
- a CDS encoding signal peptidase II, with protein sequence MIAENDSPGPNDSSSTSGSPGLRASTAPAGPRTGRVLAGILGIAAVVLLVDQLTKLWAQSGLEEGAAPLPLIGELIQLRLIYNPGAALSIASGQTWILSLLSVGVVVFVVVTARKIRSTAWAVALGLVLGGALGNLGDRLFREPGFLVGHVVDFIDYGPFIGNVADIAIVVAAVMIGILAIRGIGPDGLRGDEQDEPAEVDSASGTAEAASTDETGGTTTGTGEEQR encoded by the coding sequence GTGATCGCCGAGAACGACAGCCCCGGACCGAACGACAGCAGCTCGACCTCCGGGTCGCCCGGCCTGCGCGCCAGCACGGCGCCGGCCGGCCCCCGGACCGGGAGGGTGCTGGCGGGCATCCTCGGCATCGCAGCCGTGGTGCTGCTCGTGGACCAGCTCACCAAGCTCTGGGCCCAGTCGGGGCTCGAGGAGGGAGCGGCCCCGCTGCCGCTCATCGGTGAGCTGATCCAGCTCCGCCTCATCTACAACCCGGGCGCGGCCCTCTCGATCGCCAGCGGCCAGACCTGGATCCTCAGCCTCCTCTCCGTCGGCGTCGTGGTGTTCGTGGTCGTCACGGCCCGCAAGATCCGGTCGACGGCCTGGGCGGTCGCTCTCGGCCTCGTGCTCGGAGGGGCCCTCGGCAACCTCGGCGACCGGCTCTTCCGGGAGCCCGGCTTCCTCGTGGGCCACGTGGTCGACTTCATCGACTACGGCCCGTTCATCGGCAACGTCGCGGACATCGCGATCGTCGTCGCCGCCGTGATGATCGGCATCCTCGCGATCCGCGGGATCGGACCCGACGGTCTGCGCGGAGACGAGCAGGACGAGCCCGCCGAGGTCGACAGCGCGTCGGGCACCGCGGAGGCAGCCAGCACGGACGAGACCGGCGGGACGACCACCGGCACGGGCGAGGAGCAGCGATGA
- a CDS encoding TraR/DksA family transcriptional regulator: MSIRDAISNAPAKDQFPTLSEDVKSFPVRDGEEPWTGAEVEELADELITENVRLQTELVAADQELSELLRNSGDGAGDDQADSGSSALEREQELTLVNNTRDLLAQNTRALARIGAGTYGACESCGQAIGKARLQAFPRATLCVTCKQREERR, from the coding sequence ATGTCGATCCGTGACGCAATCAGCAACGCCCCCGCCAAGGACCAGTTCCCGACCCTCTCCGAGGACGTCAAGTCCTTCCCCGTCCGCGACGGGGAGGAGCCGTGGACCGGCGCCGAGGTCGAAGAGCTCGCCGACGAGCTGATCACCGAGAACGTCCGCCTCCAGACCGAGCTGGTCGCCGCCGACCAGGAGCTCTCCGAGCTGCTGCGCAACTCGGGCGACGGAGCCGGCGACGACCAGGCGGACTCCGGCTCGTCCGCCCTCGAGCGCGAGCAGGAGCTCACCCTCGTCAACAACACCCGGGACCTGCTCGCGCAGAACACGCGTGCCCTCGCCCGCATCGGGGCCGGCACCTACGGTGCGTGCGAGTCCTGCGGTCAGGCGATCGGCAAGGCCCGCCTGCAGGCCTTCCCGCGTGCCACCCTCTGCGTCACCTGCAAGCAGCGCGAAGAGCGTCGTTGA
- a CDS encoding cell division protein SepF — MAGALRKTMLYLGLADDRGEVEQEHYDEYDDYDEVGADVAEEYEAQVTPINRSVARRESHVQAVASSELRRITTVHPRSYNDARVIGEAFRSGTPVIINLSDMDDADAKRLVDFSAGLIFGLRGAIERVTSKVFLLSPEHVEVSAGQEQAQEKTSGPAFYNQS, encoded by the coding sequence ATGGCTGGAGCGCTGCGCAAGACGATGCTGTACCTAGGCCTCGCAGACGATCGAGGCGAGGTCGAGCAGGAGCACTACGACGAGTACGACGACTACGACGAGGTAGGTGCGGACGTGGCTGAGGAGTACGAGGCCCAGGTGACCCCGATCAACCGCTCCGTCGCACGACGGGAGAGCCACGTGCAGGCTGTCGCCTCGTCCGAGCTCCGACGCATCACGACGGTGCACCCGCGCTCCTACAACGACGCCCGGGTCATCGGCGAGGCCTTCCGCTCCGGCACCCCGGTGATCATCAACCTCTCCGACATGGACGACGCCGACGCCAAGCGTCTCGTCGACTTCTCGGCGGGCCTGATCTTCGGCCTGCGCGGTGCGATCGAGCGGGTGACCAGCAAGGTCTTCCTGCTCTCGCCCGAGCACGTCGAGGTGTCCGCCGGCCAGGAGCAGGCGCAGGAGAAGACCTCCGGCCCGGCCTTCTACAACCAGAGCTAG
- a CDS encoding YggT family protein, which translates to MIFSLLAIVCFLYLLTLFGRVIFSWVQVFSRDWRPRGVALVVAEVVFSLTDPPLRFLRRFIPPLTIGQIRLDLGMLILFFGVSFLLQVCLVLAGT; encoded by the coding sequence GTGATCTTCTCCCTCCTGGCGATCGTGTGCTTCCTGTACCTGCTGACCCTCTTCGGACGGGTCATCTTCTCGTGGGTCCAGGTGTTCTCCCGCGACTGGCGGCCCCGTGGCGTAGCCCTGGTGGTCGCCGAGGTCGTGTTCAGCCTGACCGACCCGCCTCTGCGCTTCCTGCGGAGGTTCATCCCGCCGCTGACCATCGGTCAGATCCGGCTCGACCTCGGGATGCTCATCCTGTTCTTCGGGGTGTCCTTCCTGCTCCAGGTGTGCCTGGTCCTGGCGGGCACATGA